Proteins co-encoded in one Erinaceus europaeus chromosome 2, mEriEur2.1, whole genome shotgun sequence genomic window:
- the LOC132537075 gene encoding uncharacterized protein LOC132537075, with protein MPTVPGQRNKSVTQPLHGGLSGGSGAGSGDRGAAGCTQWPGREEAQRLTPSCREFLSGCAGCDVRLPGPSADHSQPGLRSTGLCLRPSPGRHSSRGRSHSCATKPGSPHPTHVCCSNLPHSSAEGCGAPLLPAKLHSSATPEAREELSGFVCLPITTDLLTSSPHIALLHPSVRKCRETAYFHGISWVACTTQQSSGVSADADRAPTPELQPALTPSEEGWAVAGGHNPHTA; from the exons ATGCCGACAGTCCCGGGCCAGAGGAACAAGTCTGTGACTCAGCCCCTTCATGG GGGCCTGTCAGGAGGAagtggggctggttctggggacaGGGGTGCTGCAGGCTGCACCCAATGGCCCGGGAGGGAAGAGGCCCAGAGACTGACTCCCAGCTGCCGAGAGTTCCTGTCTGGCTGCGCCGGCTGCGATGTGAG ACTGCCCGGCCCCTCAGCGGACCACAGCCAGCCAGGACTCCGCAGCACAGGACTCTGCCTGCGGCCCAGCCCCGGACGCCACTCCTCGAGGGGACGCTCCCACAGCTGCGCCACAAAGccaggctccccccaccccacacacgtGTGCTGCTCCAACCTCCCTCACTCCTCTGCTGAAGGATGTGGGGCTCCTCTCCTCCCTGCTAAGCTCCACTCCTCAGCCACTCCTGAggcccgggag gAGCTGAGCGGCTTTGTTTGTTTACCCATCACGACTGACCTACTGACCAGCTCCCCGCACATAGCCCTGCTCCATCCCAGCGTTAGGAAATGTCGGGAAACTGCCTATTTCCATGGAATCAGCTGGGTGGCATGCACAACACAGCAGTCTTCTGGAGTTTCTGCGGATGCAGACCGAGCCCCAACACCAGAGCTCCAACCTGCGCTCACCCCCAGTGAGGAAGGGTGGGCGGTGGCCGGAGGACACAATCCACACACAGCTTAA